One genomic segment of Salinigranum rubrum includes these proteins:
- a CDS encoding DUF5811 family protein: MNGNNPYAGAPGVVGAGQTSANVEDLSAAELRQLRQAVAGIVAQTRTYLPDSYAIGSELSNGSNGPRATVAVHPPVGHPVSAGLTPDPDDLESGLSSEECTEVARGLAASAAFQVMSTVGDDLTPTAR; encoded by the coding sequence ATGAACGGAAACAACCCATACGCGGGTGCGCCTGGCGTGGTCGGTGCCGGACAGACGTCCGCCAACGTCGAGGACCTCTCCGCCGCGGAGCTCCGGCAGCTTCGCCAGGCCGTCGCCGGTATCGTCGCGCAGACGCGGACGTATCTGCCCGACAGCTACGCTATCGGGTCGGAGCTGTCGAACGGCTCGAACGGACCGCGGGCGACGGTTGCCGTTCACCCCCCGGTCGGGCACCCGGTCAGCGCCGGGCTCACGCCCGACCCCGACGACCTGGAGTCGGGGCTCTCCTCGGAGGAGTGTACCGAGGTCGCTCGCGGCCTCGCCGCCTCGGCCGCGTTCCAGGTGATGTCCACGGTCGGCGACGACCTGACGCCGACCGCGCGGTAG
- the pepF gene encoding oligoendopeptidase F: protein MSSVPERSEIATEYKWDLDSIYASDEDWEAAFASVKGRIPELEEFEGQVTEDGETLLEVLQLEEEVMRDLSKVVSYANLRSAEDTRNQEFQALSARAQSLSAEAQSAVSYVEPELQALSREEVRDLVEEKPELEGYEHYLDDVLRMKPHTRSTEVEAVLADLSEVTGAASDVYSMLTNADMEFPTVENPEGEAVEITQSNFTKLQKHPDRYFRRQVHEDFYDRWADVRNTVGTALKNSVTKDVTMAEVRGYDTAREAALDGPNVPVEVYDTLLETVRKHLHHLHHHAELKRDAHDLDELRMWDLYVSLTGEESPTVEYDQAVEYITEAVAPLGDEYQGRMAEGLDSRWVDVYENRGKRSGAFSAGTYDTQPYILMNYQDDVESMFTLAHELGHSMHSELANESQPWQYASYEIFTAEVASTVNETLLTHHLLDTVEDDRFRMHVLDQYLERFRSTLYRQTMFADFELRIHEVVEEDGALTPDRLDSMYGELKREFYEPAVADERIEREWMRIPHFYYNYYVYQYATGISAAAAIVERILDEGEPAAADYREALRLGGRKYPLDVLETAGVDLTDSEPIERALAVYGDYLDEASALL, encoded by the coding sequence ATGAGTTCGGTTCCCGAACGGTCAGAGATAGCGACGGAGTACAAGTGGGACCTCGACTCCATCTACGCCTCGGACGAGGACTGGGAGGCGGCGTTCGCCTCGGTGAAGGGGCGGATTCCCGAACTGGAGGAGTTCGAGGGGCAGGTCACCGAGGACGGCGAGACCCTCCTCGAAGTGCTGCAACTCGAAGAGGAGGTGATGCGCGACCTCTCGAAGGTCGTCTCCTACGCCAACCTCCGCTCCGCGGAGGACACGCGGAACCAGGAGTTCCAGGCGCTCTCCGCCAGGGCGCAGTCGCTCTCCGCGGAGGCCCAAAGCGCCGTGTCGTACGTCGAACCCGAACTCCAGGCGCTCTCCCGCGAGGAGGTGCGGGACCTCGTCGAGGAGAAGCCCGAACTCGAAGGGTACGAACACTACCTCGACGACGTGCTCCGGATGAAGCCACACACCCGCTCGACCGAGGTCGAGGCGGTGCTGGCGGACCTCTCGGAGGTGACCGGCGCGGCGAGCGACGTCTACTCGATGCTCACCAACGCCGACATGGAGTTCCCGACGGTGGAGAACCCCGAAGGAGAGGCAGTCGAGATCACCCAGTCGAACTTCACGAAGCTCCAGAAACACCCCGATCGGTACTTCAGGAGGCAGGTCCACGAGGACTTCTACGACCGCTGGGCCGACGTGCGCAACACCGTCGGGACCGCGCTGAAGAACAGCGTCACGAAGGACGTCACGATGGCCGAGGTGCGGGGTTACGACACCGCTCGGGAGGCCGCGCTCGACGGGCCGAACGTTCCGGTGGAAGTGTACGACACCCTCCTCGAAACGGTCCGCAAGCATCTCCACCACCTCCACCACCACGCCGAACTGAAGCGCGACGCACACGACCTCGACGAGTTGCGGATGTGGGACCTCTACGTCTCGCTGACGGGCGAGGAGTCGCCCACCGTCGAGTACGACCAGGCGGTCGAGTACATCACCGAGGCCGTCGCTCCCCTCGGCGACGAGTACCAGGGACGGATGGCGGAGGGGCTCGACTCGCGGTGGGTCGACGTCTACGAGAACCGGGGGAAGCGCTCGGGGGCGTTCTCCGCGGGGACGTACGACACCCAGCCGTACATCCTGATGAACTACCAGGACGACGTCGAGTCGATGTTCACGCTCGCGCACGAACTCGGCCACTCGATGCACTCGGAACTCGCCAACGAGAGCCAACCCTGGCAGTACGCGAGCTACGAAATCTTCACCGCCGAGGTCGCCTCCACCGTGAACGAGACGCTGCTCACGCACCACCTCCTAGACACCGTCGAAGACGACCGATTCAGAATGCACGTCCTCGACCAGTATCTCGAACGCTTCCGGTCGACGCTCTACCGCCAGACGATGTTCGCCGACTTCGAGCTACGAATTCACGAGGTCGTCGAGGAGGACGGCGCGCTCACGCCCGACCGGTTGGATTCGATGTACGGCGAACTGAAGCGGGAGTTCTACGAACCCGCGGTCGCCGACGAGCGCATCGAGCGGGAGTGGATGCGCATCCCGCACTTCTACTACAACTACTATGTGTACCAGTACGCGACCGGCATCTCGGCGGCGGCCGCCATCGTCGAGCGCATCCTCGACGAGGGCGAACCGGCGGCCGCCGACTACCGCGAGGCGCTCCGACTGGGTGGGCGGAAGTACCCGCTCGACGTTCTCGAGACGGCCGGTGTCGACCTGACCGACTCCGAACCCATCGAGCGTGCGCTCGCGGTGTACGGCGACTACCTCGACGAGGCTTCAGCCCTGCTCTGA
- a CDS encoding pyruvoyl-dependent arginine decarboxylase, with translation MSTIRVVRGVGRAGTAMASYDAALADANVHNYNLVAVSSVIPAEATVDLVETAPDLGPAGNRLTVVQSRATARAGTADRVCAGVGWTTGPGPGLFYEASGNDPDRVRDTIEHGLEEGRALREWAFDAEEVALATGEVPDRHEHGADTYTTAVVLAAYGESEPIL, from the coding sequence ATGAGTACCATCCGCGTCGTCCGCGGCGTCGGACGCGCCGGGACGGCGATGGCCTCCTACGACGCGGCGCTCGCGGACGCCAACGTCCACAACTACAACCTCGTTGCCGTCTCCTCCGTCATCCCGGCCGAAGCGACGGTCGACCTGGTCGAGACGGCACCCGACCTCGGCCCCGCGGGGAACCGACTCACGGTCGTCCAGTCCCGCGCGACCGCTCGGGCGGGCACCGCCGACCGGGTCTGTGCGGGCGTCGGCTGGACCACCGGTCCCGGCCCCGGACTCTTCTACGAGGCCTCCGGGAACGACCCCGACCGGGTGCGCGACACCATCGAACACGGGCTCGAAGAGGGGCGGGCGCTCCGCGAGTGGGCGTTCGACGCCGAGGAGGTCGCCCTCGCGACCGGCGAGGTTCCCGACCGACACGAGCACGGGGCCGACACGTACACCACGGCAGTCGTCCTCGCCGCCTACGGCGAGAGCGAACCGATCCTGTAG
- a CDS encoding RNA 2'-phosphotransferase: protein MPAPVSTCSDHGTYFEAACPVCGDSGHLVLSGARRKRLSTFVSGALRHFPDDVGFSLDAAGWTPYSSVVASVTSRYDWAGEREVEAVLATDPKGRFETRVVDGERELRAAYGHSVDVDLDAAGDDRTDADHPDTLYHGTAPRNLDAILAEGLKPMGRQAVHLSGTRETARDVGRRHTDGDDNPVVLAVDVRSLVGDGFAVRKRGTGTYTVARVPPEFLSRDADE, encoded by the coding sequence ATGCCCGCGCCGGTTTCGACCTGCTCCGACCACGGGACGTACTTCGAGGCCGCGTGCCCGGTGTGCGGCGATTCCGGACACCTGGTCCTCTCGGGCGCACGCCGAAAGCGACTCTCGACGTTCGTCTCGGGCGCGCTCAGACACTTCCCCGACGACGTCGGGTTCTCGCTCGACGCGGCCGGGTGGACTCCCTACTCGTCGGTCGTCGCGAGCGTCACCTCGCGGTACGACTGGGCCGGCGAACGGGAGGTCGAGGCGGTACTCGCGACGGACCCGAAGGGACGCTTCGAGACCCGCGTGGTCGACGGCGAGCGCGAACTCCGGGCGGCGTACGGTCACTCCGTCGACGTTGACCTCGACGCGGCGGGAGACGACCGGACCGACGCCGACCACCCCGATACCCTCTACCACGGAACCGCGCCGCGAAACCTCGACGCCATCCTCGCGGAGGGGTTGAAACCGATGGGTCGACAGGCGGTCCACCTCTCGGGAACCCGCGAGACGGCGCGGGACGTCGGCCGACGCCACACCGACGGCGACGACAACCCGGTCGTCCTCGCCGTCGACGTTCGCTCGCTCGTCGGAGACGGGTTCGCGGTCCGAAAGCGGGGGACAGGCACCTACACCGTCGCGCGAGTCCCGCCCGAGTTCCTGTCACGTGACGCGGACGAGTGA
- the pan2 gene encoding proteasome-activating nucleotidase Pan2: MSRSPSLPERPRLDLDPEMSDGERLSAIKQHYKRMRSVNEELETRLDEADEQTESLKGEVDQLKRRNETLKSSSLYVATVEERSDDGVIIKQHGNNQEVLTEVSPRLEEEVAAGDRVAINDSFAIQTLLSDETDARAQAMEVDASPEVTYDDIGGIDEQVREVREAVEDPLERPDMFREVGIDPPSGVLLYGPPGTGKTMLAKAVANHTDATFIKMAGSELVRKFIGEGSRLVRDLFELAKEREPAVIFIDEIDAVASKRTDSKTSGDAEVQRTMMQLLNEMDGFDERGEIRIIAATNRFDMLDEAILRPGRFDRLIEVPKPDAAGRAHILDIHTRDMQLAGDVDTTEVAADLDGYSGADLASLATEAGMFAIRDGRTDVTHEDFLAAKEKLAEDDSVEVPGLDYQY; this comes from the coding sequence ATGTCACGGAGTCCGTCGTTACCCGAGCGTCCGCGCCTCGATCTGGACCCGGAGATGTCCGACGGGGAACGGCTCTCGGCGATCAAACAGCACTACAAACGGATGCGTTCGGTCAACGAGGAACTCGAAACGCGCCTCGACGAAGCCGACGAACAGACCGAGTCGCTCAAGGGCGAGGTCGACCAGCTCAAGCGCCGGAACGAGACGCTCAAGTCGTCGTCGCTGTACGTCGCGACGGTCGAAGAACGGAGCGACGACGGCGTCATCATCAAGCAACACGGGAACAACCAGGAGGTCCTGACCGAGGTGTCTCCCCGGCTGGAGGAGGAGGTCGCCGCCGGCGACCGCGTCGCCATCAACGACTCGTTCGCCATCCAGACGCTCCTCTCGGACGAGACCGACGCCCGCGCCCAGGCGATGGAGGTCGACGCCTCGCCCGAGGTCACCTACGACGACATCGGCGGCATCGACGAGCAGGTGCGCGAGGTGCGCGAGGCCGTCGAGGACCCGCTCGAACGCCCGGACATGTTCCGGGAAGTCGGTATCGACCCGCCGTCGGGCGTGTTGCTCTACGGGCCACCGGGGACGGGAAAGACGATGCTCGCGAAGGCCGTCGCCAACCACACCGACGCGACGTTCATCAAGATGGCCGGCTCCGAACTCGTCCGCAAGTTCATCGGCGAGGGGTCCCGGCTGGTGCGTGACCTCTTCGAACTCGCCAAGGAGCGCGAACCCGCGGTCATCTTCATCGACGAGATCGACGCCGTCGCCTCGAAACGCACCGACTCGAAGACCTCCGGGGACGCGGAGGTCCAGCGGACGATGATGCAACTGCTGAACGAGATGGACGGCTTCGACGAGCGCGGCGAGATTCGTATCATCGCCGCGACCAACCGCTTCGACATGCTCGACGAGGCCATTCTTCGACCCGGGCGGTTCGACCGCCTCATCGAGGTGCCGAAGCCCGACGCCGCGGGACGCGCGCACATCCTCGACATCCACACCCGCGACATGCAACTGGCGGGCGATGTCGACACGACCGAAGTCGCCGCCGACCTCGACGGGTACAGCGGCGCGGACCTCGCCTCGCTCGCGACCGAGGCCGGCATGTTCGCCATCCGCGACGGCCGCACGGACGTCACCCACGAGGACTTCCTCGCCGCCAAGGAGAAACTCGCAGAGGACGACAGCGTCGAGGTGCCCGGGCTGGACTACCAGTACTGA